One Mycolicibacterium sp. TUM20985 genomic window, AACGATCACCGGGCCTTCCAGAACAGCAATCTGCTCTACGTGACCGCGGTGTCATGCACGGATCCGGGCCGCGACTACCGGGTGACGGCGCAGGTCGCACATGCGAACGAATGCGACCCCGCGACGACCAACTCGATCTACACCACCCGCGACCTCGTCGTGCTGTGCGTCGTGAGTGATCCGGTCGTCACGGTCACCGCACCGGCCGATTTTGGAGGCTGAGCAGCTATCCGGCTATCCTGAGGGGCAATTGCCGACGCCGCCGGGAGACTGGGGTGTGCGCGGCATTCCCAAAGCAAGAATCTCAAGAGGAGAAGCTCCACCATGGCTGTGCCCAAGCGGAGAATGTCGCGGTCGAACACCCGTAGTCGGCGGTCGCAGTGGAAGACCGAGGCCACCGGCCTGGTGAACGTCAATGTCGCAGGTCAGCAGCACAAGGTGCCGCGTCGTCTGCTCAAGGCCGCTCGGCTCGGCCTGATCAACCTCGACCGCCGCTGACCCACTGATCGTTCGGTGCAGGAGCGCCGCGACCGGGGAAATGACCCGGCCGGCGGCGCGCCTCTCAGGCCAGTCTCAGACACTGGGTTGAAACTGTGGCTGTGCGCATACTCGTGGTTGACGACGATCGCGCTGTGCGCGAATCCCTGCGCCGGTCCCTCGCGTTCAACGGTTATACGGTCGATCTAGCGCAGGACGGCCTCGAAGCCTTGGAGATGATCGGCAGCGACCGGCCCGACGCCTTGGTGCTCGACGTCATGATGCCGAGGCTGGACGGCCTGGAAGTTTGCCGTCAGCTGCGCAGCACCGGTGACGACCTGCCCATCCTCGTCCTCACCGCCAGGGACTCCGTCTCCGAGCGGGTCGCGGGGCTCGACGCCGGCGCCGACGACTACCTTCCCAAGCCGTTCGCCCTCGAAGAGCTGCTCGCGCGTATGCGGGCCCTGCTCCGGCGGCGGGTGCTGCCCGACGACCGGGACTCGGCGACCATGACCTTCTCGGATCTGAGCCTCGATCCGGTGACGCGGGAAGTCACCAGGGGGGAACGCCAAATCAGCCTGACGCGGACCGAGTTCGCGCTGCTGGAGATGTTGATCGCCAACCCGCGTCGCGTGCTCACCCGCGGCCGCATCCTCGAGGAAGTGTGGGGATTTGACTTCCCGACGTCCGGCAACGCCCTCGAGGTGTACGTCGGCTATCTGCGCCGCAAGACGGAAGCGGAAGGGGAGCAACGACTCATCCACACCGTCCGCGGCGTCGGCTACGTGCTGCGTGAGACCCCGCCCTGATGGGTTCG contains:
- a CDS encoding response regulator transcription factor; its protein translation is MRILVVDDDRAVRESLRRSLAFNGYTVDLAQDGLEALEMIGSDRPDALVLDVMMPRLDGLEVCRQLRSTGDDLPILVLTARDSVSERVAGLDAGADDYLPKPFALEELLARMRALLRRRVLPDDRDSATMTFSDLSLDPVTREVTRGERQISLTRTEFALLEMLIANPRRVLTRGRILEEVWGFDFPTSGNALEVYVGYLRRKTEAEGEQRLIHTVRGVGYVLRETPP
- the rpmF gene encoding 50S ribosomal protein L32, whose product is MAVPKRRMSRSNTRSRRSQWKTEATGLVNVNVAGQQHKVPRRLLKAARLGLINLDRR